One segment of Zhihengliuella halotolerans DNA contains the following:
- a CDS encoding potassium channel family protein, which yields MAENRTDHNAPVLVIGLGRFGSAVAEQLVKQGREVLAIERNAALVQKYSSILTHVVEADATDIDALRQLGAQDFSAAVVGVGTSIESSVLITVNLVDLGTEHVWVKAITPAHGKILTRIGANHVVYPEADAGVRAAHLVGGRMLDFIEFDDGFAIVKMYPPKETQGFTLGESQVRSKYGVTIVGVKSPGEDFTYAQPDTKVSRRDVLIVSGHVDLLERFAARP from the coding sequence TTGGCTGAGAATCGCACCGACCACAACGCACCTGTCCTCGTCATCGGGCTGGGCCGCTTCGGCTCCGCCGTGGCCGAGCAGCTCGTCAAGCAGGGGCGCGAAGTCCTCGCGATCGAGCGCAACGCTGCTCTCGTGCAGAAATACTCCAGCATCCTGACCCACGTGGTCGAGGCCGACGCGACCGATATCGACGCACTCCGTCAGCTCGGCGCGCAGGACTTCAGCGCCGCCGTCGTCGGCGTCGGCACCTCCATCGAGTCCTCGGTGCTGATCACCGTCAACCTCGTGGACCTCGGCACCGAACACGTCTGGGTCAAGGCCATCACCCCGGCGCACGGCAAGATCCTCACGCGCATCGGGGCCAACCACGTCGTCTATCCGGAGGCCGATGCGGGTGTCCGCGCCGCGCACCTGGTCGGCGGCCGCATGCTCGACTTCATCGAGTTCGACGACGGCTTCGCGATCGTGAAGATGTACCCGCCGAAAGAGACGCAGGGCTTCACGCTCGGGGAATCCCAGGTCCGCTCGAAGTACGGCGTCACGATCGTCGGCGTCAAGAGCCCCGGGGAGGACTTCACCTACGCCCAGCCGGACACGAAGGTGAGCCGCCGTGACGTGCTCATCGTCTCCGGGCACGTGGACCTGCTCGAGCGCTTCGCGGCCCGCCCGTAA
- a CDS encoding acetoin utilization protein AcuC, with the protein MMEYRFSATHPMDPRRLDLTVRLAEALEVLGREQITVAEPRVATDEQLLTVHDADYIAAVKAVGEDPTTPDPARGLGTEDNPAFAGMHTASARLAGGSIAAAEAVLEGSALHGVNFAGGMHHAGRGTAGGFCIYNDAALAIRRLLDGGVRRVLYIDVDAHHGDGVEQIFWDDDRVLTLSLHESGTSLYPGTGFPNEIGGAAAQGRAVNVALPAGTGDSGWLRAFHAVVPQLTAAFEPEVIVSQHGCDGHARDGLTNLRLSVDGQRQNMLDVAQLADQHAEGRWVALGGGGYDITHVVPRAWTHLLAIASGQPVPLLTAVPASWRDHVRERYGLEAPRLMGDDADTWWRSWEVGYDPADAVDRAIMATRKEVFPLYGLDPWFD; encoded by the coding sequence ATGATGGAGTATCGCTTCAGCGCGACCCATCCCATGGACCCGCGGCGCCTCGACCTGACGGTGCGTCTGGCGGAGGCTCTCGAGGTCCTCGGGCGCGAACAGATCACGGTCGCCGAGCCACGGGTCGCGACGGACGAGCAGTTGCTCACGGTCCACGACGCCGACTACATCGCTGCGGTCAAAGCGGTCGGCGAGGACCCGACGACGCCGGACCCGGCGCGCGGCCTCGGCACCGAGGACAACCCCGCCTTCGCCGGCATGCACACTGCGAGCGCACGGCTGGCCGGCGGGTCGATCGCCGCGGCGGAGGCCGTCCTCGAGGGCAGTGCGCTGCACGGCGTGAACTTCGCCGGCGGCATGCACCACGCCGGGCGCGGCACGGCCGGCGGCTTCTGCATCTACAACGATGCCGCCCTCGCGATCCGCCGGCTGCTCGACGGCGGGGTGCGGCGCGTGCTCTACATCGACGTCGACGCACACCACGGTGACGGAGTCGAGCAGATCTTCTGGGACGACGACCGGGTCCTGACGCTCTCGCTGCATGAGTCGGGGACCTCCCTCTACCCGGGTACCGGGTTCCCGAACGAGATCGGCGGCGCCGCGGCACAGGGGCGGGCAGTGAACGTCGCGCTGCCGGCCGGTACGGGCGACTCCGGGTGGCTGCGCGCCTTCCACGCGGTCGTGCCGCAGCTGACGGCGGCGTTCGAGCCCGAGGTGATCGTCAGCCAGCACGGCTGCGACGGTCACGCCCGCGACGGGCTGACCAACCTCAGGCTCAGCGTCGACGGCCAGCGGCAGAACATGCTCGACGTCGCCCAGCTCGCAGATCAGCATGCCGAAGGACGCTGGGTGGCCCTCGGCGGTGGCGGGTACGACATCACCCACGTCGTGCCGCGCGCGTGGACACACCTGCTGGCGATCGCCTCCGGCCAGCCGGTTCCGTTGCTGACAGCGGTGCCGGCGTCCTGGCGCGACCACGTCCGGGAACGCTACGGCCTCGAGGCTCCGCGGCTCATGGGCGACGACGCCGATACATGGTGGCGTTCGTGGGAGGTCGGCTACGACCCCGCGGACGCCGTCGACCGCGCGATCATGGCCACCCGCAAGGAGGTGTTCCCGCTCTACGGCCTGGATCCCTGGTTCGACTGA
- a CDS encoding 3-deoxy-7-phosphoheptulonate synthase yields MTVTERGTATAEGSSHSTNNVRVSQFSPLPTPGEILAEMPAGDVLEYRIERARQEIRAILDGVDRRLLVVVGPCSIHDVDAGREYAARLAELAEKHREHLLIVMRTYFEKPRTTVGWKGLINDPELDGSHNIAAGLRAARQFLLDVGELGLPTATEFLEPISPQYVADLVSWGAIGARTTESQIHRQLVSGLSMPVGFKNGTDGGVQVAIDACQASAAPQAFLGIDDDGRASLVATRGNQDAHLILRGGSDGPNYSEQAVGAASAKMAAAGANPRVVVDASHANSGKDHERQSVVIGELAERIAAGDTEIAGLMAESFLEPGAQKFTPGQDDAADLVRGQSITDKCMGWGPTEDALQLLADAVARGR; encoded by the coding sequence ATGACTGTCACCGAACGCGGCACCGCCACCGCAGAGGGCTCGTCCCACTCCACCAACAATGTGCGTGTGTCTCAGTTCTCCCCGCTGCCCACACCGGGCGAAATCCTCGCCGAAATGCCCGCAGGTGACGTCCTGGAGTACCGGATCGAGCGTGCCCGCCAGGAGATCCGCGCGATCCTCGACGGCGTCGACCGCCGCCTGCTCGTCGTCGTCGGCCCCTGCTCGATCCACGACGTCGACGCCGGCCGCGAGTACGCCGCACGGCTCGCCGAGCTCGCCGAGAAGCACCGCGAGCACCTGCTGATCGTCATGCGGACTTACTTCGAGAAGCCGCGCACGACCGTCGGCTGGAAGGGCCTGATCAACGACCCCGAACTCGACGGGTCCCACAACATCGCCGCCGGCCTGCGCGCGGCCCGGCAGTTCCTCCTCGACGTCGGCGAGCTCGGCCTGCCCACGGCCACCGAGTTCCTCGAGCCGATCAGCCCGCAGTACGTCGCGGACCTCGTCTCGTGGGGCGCCATCGGCGCCCGCACCACCGAGAGCCAGATCCACCGCCAGCTGGTCTCCGGCCTGTCGATGCCGGTCGGCTTCAAGAACGGGACCGACGGCGGCGTCCAGGTCGCGATCGACGCGTGCCAGGCCTCGGCCGCGCCGCAGGCCTTCCTCGGGATCGACGACGACGGCCGCGCCTCCCTCGTGGCGACTCGCGGCAACCAGGACGCCCACCTGATCCTGCGCGGCGGCTCGGACGGACCGAACTACTCGGAGCAGGCCGTGGGCGCCGCGTCCGCGAAGATGGCCGCCGCCGGAGCGAACCCCCGCGTCGTGGTCGACGCCTCGCACGCGAATTCCGGCAAGGACCACGAGCGCCAGAGCGTCGTGATCGGCGAGCTCGCCGAGCGCATCGCCGCCGGCGACACGGAGATCGCCGGACTCATGGCCGAGAGCTTCCTCGAGCCCGGTGCCCAGAAGTTCACGCCGGGCCAGGACGACGCGGCCGACCTGGTCAGAGGCCAGTCCATTACCGACAAGTGCATGGGCTGGGGGCCCACGGAAGACGCGCTGCAGCTGCTTGCGGACGCCGTAGCACGAGGCCGGTAG
- a CDS encoding sugar phosphate isomerase/epimerase family protein: MTAVPPVVLSSASVYPLNVHDAFSVSHDLGYDGVEVMVTGNKISQDGRQLLSLVERYDQPIYAIHAPTLLLTQQVWGSAWNKMERSAQLAREVGCDVVVAHPPFRWQGTYATGFAAGVKRIYEETGVRIAVENMYPWRARGREAKMYLPHWNPVPQPYDFVTWDFSHAAIAMMDSHQAFKDLGERLTHVHLCDGLDNGKDEHLVPGRGTQPVTEAMHHLRDSNWQGVVAVEVATRGAKGAGRREEWLAETLDFARTHLARRNEEPAPPGGEQAGAR, translated from the coding sequence ATGACCGCCGTACCGCCCGTGGTTCTCTCCAGTGCATCCGTCTACCCGCTGAACGTGCACGACGCGTTCTCGGTCTCCCACGATCTTGGCTACGACGGCGTCGAAGTCATGGTGACCGGCAACAAGATCTCCCAGGACGGGCGTCAGCTGCTCTCCCTCGTCGAGCGTTACGACCAGCCGATTTATGCCATCCACGCACCGACCCTGCTGCTCACGCAGCAGGTCTGGGGCTCGGCGTGGAACAAGATGGAGCGCAGCGCGCAGCTGGCGCGCGAGGTCGGGTGCGACGTCGTCGTCGCGCACCCCCCGTTCCGCTGGCAGGGCACCTACGCGACGGGGTTCGCGGCCGGCGTCAAGCGCATCTACGAGGAAACCGGCGTGCGGATCGCCGTCGAGAACATGTACCCGTGGCGCGCCCGAGGCCGCGAGGCCAAGATGTACCTGCCGCACTGGAACCCGGTCCCGCAGCCCTACGACTTCGTCACGTGGGACTTCTCGCACGCAGCGATCGCGATGATGGATTCGCACCAGGCGTTCAAGGATCTGGGGGAGCGGCTCACCCACGTGCACCTGTGCGACGGTCTGGACAACGGCAAAGACGAACACCTCGTGCCCGGCCGCGGCACCCAGCCCGTCACCGAGGCGATGCACCACCTGCGCGACTCGAACTGGCAGGGCGTCGTCGCCGTCGAGGTCGCCACCCGCGGCGCCAAGGGCGCTGGCCGCCGTGAGGAGTGGTTGGCCGAGACTCTCGACTTCGCACGCACTCATCTGGCTCGGCGAAACGAGGAGCCGGCGCCGCCCGGAGGGGAACAGGCCGGGGCCCGGTAA
- the proC gene encoding pyrroline-5-carboxylate reductase, with product MPDNNTAQNSTADLKLAFLGTGSMNGAIMRGIIASGHAPERITATVRTPAKAVTLAEETGVNALATENDANANLTAVADADVVFLGVKPVGILDLSREIAGALKPTAVVVSVAAGITVAALEAALKDGQPVVRSMPNTPLTVGLGAVGLAAGAGVDEQTLADVVTLYAGAGVVKVVPEDLIEAVTAVSGSGPAYVFYLAEAMAAAGEKLGLDAETARELASATVAGAGRMLAEPGADPAQLRRNVTSPNGTTAAALDSFAASGLEEMVFKAETACVERSRELTRDLSS from the coding sequence ATGCCCGACAACAACACTGCACAGAACTCGACCGCTGACCTGAAACTCGCCTTCCTCGGCACCGGCTCCATGAACGGCGCGATCATGCGCGGGATCATCGCCTCCGGGCACGCACCGGAGCGCATCACCGCGACCGTTCGCACCCCCGCGAAGGCCGTGACCCTGGCGGAGGAGACCGGCGTCAACGCCCTGGCCACCGAGAACGACGCGAACGCGAACCTGACCGCCGTGGCGGATGCCGACGTCGTCTTCCTCGGCGTGAAGCCCGTCGGCATCCTGGACCTGTCCCGGGAGATCGCCGGCGCGCTCAAGCCGACCGCCGTCGTCGTCTCCGTGGCCGCCGGCATCACCGTCGCCGCGCTTGAAGCCGCCCTGAAGGACGGCCAGCCCGTGGTCCGCTCCATGCCCAACACGCCGCTGACGGTGGGCTTGGGCGCCGTAGGCCTCGCTGCTGGCGCGGGCGTGGACGAGCAGACGCTGGCCGACGTCGTGACGCTCTACGCGGGCGCGGGCGTCGTGAAGGTGGTGCCCGAGGACCTCATCGAGGCCGTCACCGCGGTTTCGGGCTCCGGCCCCGCCTACGTCTTCTACCTGGCCGAAGCCATGGCCGCCGCGGGCGAGAAGCTGGGACTCGACGCCGAAACCGCCCGCGAGCTGGCGTCGGCGACCGTCGCCGGGGCCGGGCGCATGCTCGCCGAGCCGGGGGCGGACCCGGCCCAGCTGCGCCGCAACGTGACCAGCCCCAACGGCACGACGGCGGCCGCGCTGGACAGCTTCGCAGCCTCGGGCCTGGAGGAGATGGTCTTCAAGGCCGAGACCGCATGCGTCGAGCGCTCCCGCGAGCTCACCCGCGACCTCAGCAGCTGA
- a CDS encoding TrkH family potassium uptake protein: MPAPPPTSHISWPARTLSRLRDAVDSVAAESPSRLFLTALFLVILVFTGVLSLPVSSERNSVTPIHDALFTATSAVTVTGLTTVNSGEHWSSFGLVVIMIAMFVGGLGVITLASILSLAVSRRLGLRGKLLTQQAMAAESTGRLGEVGTLLRIIITTTTVIQLALAVLLIPAFYIADGDISDALFHGSFYAVSSFNNGGFVSHPEGLAGYEANPFIVVPVMVGVFIGSLGFPVLMVLLAFRHHFTKWSLHAKLTVVVSLLLTIVGAVVLGGLEWNNKATMADLGFWDKVLHALFASVNTRSGGFSLIDQNEMNASTMLVTDALMFAGGGSVSTAGGIKVTTIAILFLAMAAEARGDSDIRAFGRRIPDGAMRVALSVVVLGATLVAVGCALLLWLSDEPLDRVLFETISAFATCGLSVGLSAELPPAGKYVLIALMFAGRVGTITLAAALSTRQRDMRFHYPEERPIIG, translated from the coding sequence ATGCCCGCACCGCCGCCCACGTCGCATATCTCGTGGCCCGCGCGCACCCTGAGCCGGCTCCGGGACGCCGTCGACTCGGTCGCGGCCGAATCGCCCTCGCGCCTCTTCCTCACGGCGTTGTTCCTCGTGATCCTCGTCTTCACCGGCGTGCTCTCACTGCCGGTCTCCTCCGAGCGGAACTCCGTCACCCCCATCCACGACGCTCTCTTCACGGCCACCTCCGCCGTGACCGTGACCGGCCTGACCACCGTGAACTCCGGCGAGCACTGGTCTTCCTTCGGGCTCGTGGTGATTATGATCGCGATGTTCGTCGGCGGGCTCGGCGTGATCACTCTCGCCTCGATCCTGTCCCTGGCCGTCTCCCGGCGCCTCGGTCTGCGCGGAAAGCTGTTGACCCAGCAGGCCATGGCCGCGGAGTCCACGGGGCGCCTCGGCGAGGTCGGCACGCTGCTGCGGATCATCATCACGACGACCACGGTCATCCAGCTGGCACTCGCCGTCCTACTGATCCCGGCCTTCTACATCGCCGACGGGGACATCTCCGATGCCCTGTTCCACGGCTCGTTCTATGCGGTCTCCTCGTTCAACAACGGCGGCTTCGTTTCGCATCCGGAAGGCCTCGCAGGATACGAAGCCAACCCCTTCATCGTCGTGCCCGTCATGGTCGGGGTCTTCATCGGCAGCCTCGGCTTCCCGGTGCTCATGGTCCTGCTCGCGTTCCGCCACCACTTCACCAAGTGGTCGCTGCATGCGAAACTCACCGTCGTCGTGAGCCTCCTGCTGACGATCGTCGGTGCCGTCGTGCTCGGCGGCCTCGAATGGAACAACAAGGCGACCATGGCGGACCTCGGCTTCTGGGACAAGGTCCTGCACGCGCTCTTCGCTTCGGTCAACACCCGCTCGGGTGGTTTCTCCCTGATTGATCAGAATGAGATGAACGCCTCGACCATGCTCGTCACGGACGCGCTCATGTTCGCCGGCGGCGGCTCTGTCTCGACGGCAGGCGGCATCAAGGTCACGACCATCGCCATCCTCTTCCTGGCCATGGCCGCCGAGGCCAGAGGAGACTCCGACATCCGCGCGTTCGGCCGCCGCATCCCCGACGGCGCGATGCGGGTGGCCCTCTCCGTTGTCGTGCTCGGCGCGACGCTCGTCGCCGTCGGCTGTGCGCTGCTGCTGTGGCTGAGCGACGAACCCCTGGACCGGGTGCTGTTCGAGACGATCTCCGCCTTCGCGACGTGCGGGCTGTCGGTGGGGCTCAGCGCGGAGCTTCCACCCGCCGGCAAATACGTGCTCATCGCGCTCATGTTCGCGGGCCGCGTGGGTACGATTACCCTCGCCGCCGCCTTGTCGACGCGCCAGCGCGACATGCGCTTCCACTACCCCGAGGAGAGGCCGATCATTGGCTGA
- a CDS encoding ArsR/SmtB family transcription factor yields the protein MVYESVFPVLAEPTRRRILEELSAGDLAVGQLVEKLGVSQPTVSKHLKVLRDAELVSTRAEGQRRYYRLEAADLAAASEWFAPFVARATPEPAPTRPAALRPAAPVQPDARPHHQPAARETPAAAVVPASAGAEDGTGSKEFGRTVNATVEQVADRAQILLGRLPKPKFGRRR from the coding sequence ATGGTCTACGAGTCAGTCTTCCCCGTCCTCGCCGAGCCCACCCGCCGCCGCATCCTGGAGGAGCTCTCCGCGGGTGACCTCGCCGTGGGCCAGCTGGTCGAGAAGCTCGGCGTCAGCCAGCCGACGGTGTCGAAGCACTTGAAGGTCCTGCGCGACGCCGAGCTCGTCTCTACGCGCGCCGAGGGCCAGCGACGCTACTACCGCCTCGAGGCGGCCGACCTGGCCGCAGCGTCCGAGTGGTTCGCCCCGTTCGTCGCCCGAGCGACGCCGGAGCCCGCCCCCACTCGCCCGGCGGCCCTCCGGCCCGCGGCACCCGTGCAGCCCGACGCCCGGCCCCACCATCAGCCGGCCGCCAGGGAGACGCCAGCGGCCGCCGTCGTGCCCGCGAGCGCCGGCGCCGAGGACGGGACCGGTTCGAAGGAATTCGGTCGAACGGTCAACGCGACCGTCGAGCAGGTCGCCGACCGCGCCCAGATTCTCTTGGGTCGGCTGCCGAAGCCGAAGTTCGGGCGCCGCCGCTGA
- a CDS encoding Ppx/GppA phosphatase family protein gives MRLGVLDIGSNTVHLLLVDAYPGARPVAFASHKRPLSLVAYLDDGGAINEAGQRELLDFVLEANEFAVKHGAVDMLAFCTSAIRESANGVSVLERVATETGVHLTELTGEQEAGMTYYAVRRWFGWQANNILELDIGGGSFEMAVGTDEFPRIARSVPLGAGRLTRDWLPEDPPSISDIKALRSHVRETLAEPAAQMLASGKPDLVAATSKTFRSLARVTGAAPSGEGPYVKRVLRREDLKLWMNRLAAMTHAQRAELPGVSALRAPQLLAGAIVAHEAMTAMKVKSLKICPWALREGLILRRFDHLLLDSPAPYGDTVGVGHVELLKQQRREPGVSPSAATPSDVGRRDAHQLTASDGSPA, from the coding sequence GTGCGCCTGGGAGTCCTGGACATCGGTTCCAACACCGTCCACCTGTTGCTGGTGGATGCTTACCCGGGCGCGCGCCCCGTCGCGTTCGCTTCGCACAAGCGGCCGCTCTCGCTCGTCGCGTACCTCGACGACGGCGGTGCGATCAACGAGGCCGGACAGCGCGAACTGCTCGACTTCGTCCTTGAGGCCAACGAGTTCGCCGTCAAGCACGGCGCGGTCGACATGCTGGCGTTCTGCACGTCCGCCATCCGCGAATCCGCCAACGGCGTCTCCGTGCTCGAGCGCGTCGCGACCGAGACCGGAGTGCACCTGACGGAACTGACGGGCGAACAAGAGGCCGGCATGACGTACTACGCCGTGCGGCGCTGGTTCGGCTGGCAGGCCAACAACATCCTCGAGCTCGACATCGGCGGCGGCTCGTTCGAAATGGCTGTCGGCACCGACGAGTTCCCCCGCATTGCCCGCTCGGTGCCGCTGGGCGCCGGCCGGCTGACAAGAGACTGGCTGCCGGAGGACCCGCCGTCGATCTCCGACATCAAGGCCCTGCGCAGCCACGTCCGCGAGACGCTGGCGGAACCGGCGGCCCAGATGCTCGCCTCGGGGAAGCCGGACCTCGTCGCCGCGACGTCCAAGACGTTCCGCTCCCTGGCACGCGTGACGGGAGCCGCTCCCTCGGGGGAGGGACCCTACGTCAAGCGCGTGCTGCGGCGCGAGGACCTGAAGCTCTGGATGAACCGGCTGGCCGCCATGACTCACGCCCAGCGCGCGGAACTCCCGGGTGTCTCGGCCCTCAGGGCCCCGCAGTTGCTCGCCGGCGCGATCGTCGCCCACGAGGCGATGACCGCGATGAAGGTCAAATCCCTCAAGATCTGCCCATGGGCCCTGCGCGAGGGCCTCATCCTGCGACGTTTCGATCACCTTTTGCTGGACAGCCCGGCACCCTACGGCGATACGGTGGGGGTGGGGCACGTTGAACTGCTCAAGCAGCAGCGACGCGAGCCCGGCGTCTCACCGTCGGCGGCGACACCGTCCGACGTCGGCCGGAGGGACGCGCACCAGTTGACCGCCTCCGACGGGAGCCCAGCATGA